The Calothrix sp. PCC 7507 DNA segment TACTGTATCCTGGTCAACGGTTGATGCGAGGTGCCCAGAAGCATCGGTGCAAGTTGACAAACTCTCCAATCACGATCTGATTTTGCGCTGTCAAACAGGACTGCGCCCCGATCGGGCTGCGTTTGCAGAGCTACTGCGCCGCTATCAAACACAAGTTGATAGGGTTTTATATCACCTGGCACCAGATTGGGCTGACAGAGCTGATTTGGCTCAAGAAGTTTGGATTCGAGTGTATCGGAACATCAACCGATTACAAGAGCCATCTAAGTTTCGGGGCTGGTTAAGCCGCATTGCGACTAACTTGTTTTACGATGAGTTGCGGAAACGCAAGCGGGTTGTTAGTCCTTTATCACTAGATGCTCCCCGTTCGGTGGAAGACGGTGAGATGGATTGGGAAATCGCCGGAGATACACCAGGGCCGGAAGAGGAACTGACAACTAGAGAATTTTACGAGCAATTGCGAGAAGCGATCGCCGATTTACCAGAAGTATTCCGGACTACAATTGTTCTTCGAGAAATTGAAGGTATGGCATACGAAGAAATTGCCGAAATCACCGGTGTTTCGTTGGGAACAGTGAAGTCAAGAATAGCCAGAGCTAGATCCCGATTGCAAGCCCAGTTGCAAAATTATCTAGATGCCTAATTTACAATTTCTATTGGTCAATGGCAAAATCAAAGCATTGATGAAGAATTTTACAAAAAACTTTGAGTGCTTCTGCTGTTAGCAAAAAAATTGTAGAATTTCCCCAGATTATCCCCTGTCTTTACCCGTGTTTGAATTGGTAATAGTGTTAAGATGACTACTGATTCTCAGTTCTCCGACCGTTTCCCCTCGCAACGTCCTCAAGATTTGCCAGATGAAATGGCTATGCATACCAATGAATCGACGGGTGCTATGGATATGGTGAAGCGCGATCGCTTCGAGTTATTAAGTGCTTACCTCGATGGTGAGGTGACAGCTGCCGAACGCAAGCAAATAGAAGCATGGCTAACCAATGATGCCTCTGTTCAATGCTTGTATGCTCGACTGTTAAAACTAAGGCAGGGTTTGCAAACACTGCCAGTACCGACAGAACAGCCCATCGAGACAACAGTCCAACAGGTATTATCACGGTTGCATCGCCGTACCCAACTAGCTTGGGTATTGGGAGGTGCAGCAGTTGCAGCTTGTGTCATCGGCTCAGTCACAGGAATTATCCCCAGTGGTAATTCTGGGACACTGCAACTGGCACAACAACGATTAGAACCAAGGCAAACAACGCCAGAAACACCAGCCATCCCAGTTTCACCGCTGATGGTGGCTTTAAATAACCCAGTAATTGAAATTCCTAAAGCAGCAGTAGCTTCTCCGGAAAAGCCAGTCAACGAGGAAAAACCCGAACAGGGCAAGATTCCCCAGGATATCAACTAACCACAGTTAAATCAGTAAACAGTTTAGACACCTAGCGGCAAGCCGCAGTTCTCTTTCTGATAACTGATAACTGTTAACTGCTAACTGTTAAACCGCAGCCGCTCCACCAACCATCAGGTTGGCGGACACCACCTATTTTACTAACTCTGTCCGGAGTCATCAAGTAAACCCAAGCCCAAGCCAAGGATATTTTTTGGAGGTTAAACACCTCGATTTGCTGTCGATTATAGAGATTTTCTGATACCTGTCTAGCAGGCTGGTAATCTTCCAAGTCATCTAGATCATGCAAAACCCCTAAGTCGGCAAAAGAGAGTAAATATCCGTGGACTTGGTCATACCCCAGTGTCATAGCTGGATAGCCCATTGGCAAAGCAAACAGTTGACCCTGTGCAGTGGCTCTTTGGGCATCGACTACCTTGTCAGCACAATATTTTTGATAATTAGCTTCACCTGGTTTGAGGGTGCCGTAGACAAAGACGCTTACCAAACCAGAAAATTGAACTATTAATTCAGACATAACCTATTTTTAGCAACTGAATTCCTGTGTCTACCATCTACAATATGGAGGCAGATACGATCGCAGTCCAGTAGGAGAGTTTTTGGTGGATTTCCGATACAACCCCGCAACAATTGAGGAAAAATGGCAAAAAACATGGGCAGAACTTGGCTTAGATCAAACACCCACAGATAACGACAAGCCAAAATTCTACGCTTTGTCCATGTTCCCTTACCCATCGGGCAGCCTCCACATGGGTCACGTCCGTAATTATACAATTACTGATGTGATTGCTCGCCTCAAGCGGATGCAAGGGTATCGGGTATTGCACCCAATGGGTTGGGATGCCTTTGGTTTGCCTGCAGAAAACGCCGCTATTGACCGTGGTGTCCCCCCTGCTAAGTGGACTTATCAAAATATTGCCCAGATGCGGCAGCAATTGCAGCGGCTGGGTTTATCCATCGACTGGGATTGTGAAGTTGCCACCTGTTCACCAGATTATTACAAGTGGACACAATGGATTTTCTTGCAGTTTTTGCAAGCAGGGTTAGCTTATCAAAAAGAAGCAGCAGTTAACTGGGACCCCATTGACCAAACTGTACTGGCTAACGAGCAAGTTGATAATGAAGGGCGTTCGTGGCGCAGTGGCGCTATAGTTGAGCGTAAATTATTACGGCAGTGGTTTTTGAAGATTACCGACTACGCTGAAGAATTGCTGAATGACTTGGATAAGCTGACTGGTTGGCCGGAACGCGTCAAGTTGATGCAGGCTAACTGGATAGGGAAATCCACAGGAGCTTACTTAGAATTCCCCATTGTGGGGATAGATGAAAAAGTTAGCGTCTACACGACACGTCCAGATACCGTGTATGGTGTCAGCTATTTGGTATTAGCGCCAGAACATCCCTTAACCAAGCGCGTCACCACTAAAGAACAGCAAGGAATAGTAGACGTTTTTAGTAAAGAAGTTGCCAATCAAACCGAGTTAGAACGGACTGCGGAAGACAAACCAAAGCGGGGCGTGCCAACTGGCGGTAAGGCAATCAACCCTTTTAATGGGGAAGAAGTACCAATCTGGATTGCTGACTATGTCCTGTATGAGTATGGTACTGGGGCAGTTATGGGCGTACCTGCCCACGATGTCCGGGATTTTAAGTTTGCCAATAAATATAACTTGCCCATTGAATTTGTCATCGTGCCTCCAGAAGCGGTTGCAGATGAAGATTTCCGGCAAGAAGATCCGCCTTTAATCATGATTTCTTATGACAGTGCCTATACTGAACCAGGAATTCTCATTAATTCCGGACAATTTAGTGGTGTCGCATCTGGGGAAGCCAAGCAAACAATAGTTGCATACGCCGAACAACAAGGTTTTGGCAAAGCACGGGTGCAATATCGCCTGCGGGATTGGTTAATTTCGCGCCAGCGGTACTGGGGCGCGCCTATCCCAGTGATTCACTGTCCCAACTGTGGGATAGTGCCAGTTCCTGATCAGGATTTGCCTGTGCAGTTACCGGAAGAAGTGGAATTTACGGGACGCGGCGGTTCACCTTTGACGCAGTTAGAAAACTGGGTGAATGTCCCTTGTCCGAATTGCGGCACTCCTGCCCAGCGGGAAACCGACACGATGGATACTTTTATTGATTCCTCGTGGTATTTCTTGCGGTTTCCCGACGCTAAGAACGGACAACAGATTTTTGATGCAGCCAAGACTAATGACTGGATGCCGGTTGATCAATATGTAGGTGGGATTGAACACGCGATTTTACATTTATTGTATTCGCGGTTCTTTACTAAGGTACTACGCGATCGCGGTTTATTGAACTTTGACGAACCTTTCCAACGGTTGTTAACTCAAGGTATGGTACAGGGTTTAACTTACTTAAACCCCAACAAGGGTGGTAAAGATAAGTGGATTCCCTCCCATCTGGTTAATTCAGGCGAGCCTCGTGATCCCCAAACAGGTGAACCACTGCAACGCCTCTATGCCACCATGTCGAAGTCAAAGGGTAATGGTGTCGCACCAGAAGATGTCATCGGTAAATACGGTGTAGACACAGCACGGATGTTCATCTTGTTCAAAGCACCGCCAGAAAAAGACCTGGAATGGGACGAAGCGGATGTTGAAGGACAATTCCGCTTCTTAAATCGCGTGTGGCGCTTGGTGACAGATTATGTGGCTGCTGGGGTATCCCGTAAGCAAGCCCAACTCGCCGATTTAACTAAACCAGAAAAAGAATTACGACGGGCGATTCATATTGCCATCCAAGCAGTTACCGAAGATGTGCAAGATGAATATCAATTCAACACTGCTATTTCGGAATTGATGAAGTTGAGTAACGCCCTGACTGATACCAGCAGCAAGAACTCACCAATTTATGCTGAAGGGATTCGGACTTTGGTAGTTTTGCTAGCCCCCTTTGCACCACACATCTCTGATGAATTGTGGCATTTATTAGGTAATACTAGTTCTATCCACACCCAAACCTGGCCGTCTTTTGACCCTACTGCCTTGGTAGCTGATGAAATCACATTGGTGATTCAAATTATGGGCAAAACTCGCGGTGCAATTCAAGTGCCATCGCAAGCAGATAAAGCCGAGTTGGAAAAATACGCTCGTGAATCAGAAATCGCCCAGCGTTACATTGAGGGTAAAGAGATTAAAAAGGTGATTGTGGTGCCTGGGAAGTTGGTGAATTTCGTCATTAGCTAAGGGCAAAGGCGGACACTGGGAAATATTCGGTAGGGATTGGGGATACAACCACCAATCATATTGGTATGGTCAGCACCTGTGTCAACTTAAGCCCAAACGCTTATCCAAAATACGTTTTATACCATTTA contains these protein-coding regions:
- a CDS encoding sigma-70 family RNA polymerase sigma factor — translated: MSQSITVSWSTVDARCPEASVQVDKLSNHDLILRCQTGLRPDRAAFAELLRRYQTQVDRVLYHLAPDWADRADLAQEVWIRVYRNINRLQEPSKFRGWLSRIATNLFYDELRKRKRVVSPLSLDAPRSVEDGEMDWEIAGDTPGPEEELTTREFYEQLREAIADLPEVFRTTIVLREIEGMAYEEIAEITGVSLGTVKSRIARARSRLQAQLQNYLDA
- a CDS encoding anti-sigma factor; the protein is MTTDSQFSDRFPSQRPQDLPDEMAMHTNESTGAMDMVKRDRFELLSAYLDGEVTAAERKQIEAWLTNDASVQCLYARLLKLRQGLQTLPVPTEQPIETTVQQVLSRLHRRTQLAWVLGGAAVAACVIGSVTGIIPSGNSGTLQLAQQRLEPRQTTPETPAIPVSPLMVALNNPVIEIPKAAVASPEKPVNEEKPEQGKIPQDIN
- a CDS encoding gamma-glutamylcyclotransferase; the encoded protein is MSELIVQFSGLVSVFVYGTLKPGEANYQKYCADKVVDAQRATAQGQLFALPMGYPAMTLGYDQVHGYLLSFADLGVLHDLDDLEDYQPARQVSENLYNRQQIEVFNLQKISLAWAWVYLMTPDRVSKIGGVRQPDGWWSGCGLTVSS
- the leuS gene encoding leucine--tRNA ligase; the encoded protein is MDFRYNPATIEEKWQKTWAELGLDQTPTDNDKPKFYALSMFPYPSGSLHMGHVRNYTITDVIARLKRMQGYRVLHPMGWDAFGLPAENAAIDRGVPPAKWTYQNIAQMRQQLQRLGLSIDWDCEVATCSPDYYKWTQWIFLQFLQAGLAYQKEAAVNWDPIDQTVLANEQVDNEGRSWRSGAIVERKLLRQWFLKITDYAEELLNDLDKLTGWPERVKLMQANWIGKSTGAYLEFPIVGIDEKVSVYTTRPDTVYGVSYLVLAPEHPLTKRVTTKEQQGIVDVFSKEVANQTELERTAEDKPKRGVPTGGKAINPFNGEEVPIWIADYVLYEYGTGAVMGVPAHDVRDFKFANKYNLPIEFVIVPPEAVADEDFRQEDPPLIMISYDSAYTEPGILINSGQFSGVASGEAKQTIVAYAEQQGFGKARVQYRLRDWLISRQRYWGAPIPVIHCPNCGIVPVPDQDLPVQLPEEVEFTGRGGSPLTQLENWVNVPCPNCGTPAQRETDTMDTFIDSSWYFLRFPDAKNGQQIFDAAKTNDWMPVDQYVGGIEHAILHLLYSRFFTKVLRDRGLLNFDEPFQRLLTQGMVQGLTYLNPNKGGKDKWIPSHLVNSGEPRDPQTGEPLQRLYATMSKSKGNGVAPEDVIGKYGVDTARMFILFKAPPEKDLEWDEADVEGQFRFLNRVWRLVTDYVAAGVSRKQAQLADLTKPEKELRRAIHIAIQAVTEDVQDEYQFNTAISELMKLSNALTDTSSKNSPIYAEGIRTLVVLLAPFAPHISDELWHLLGNTSSIHTQTWPSFDPTALVADEITLVIQIMGKTRGAIQVPSQADKAELEKYARESEIAQRYIEGKEIKKVIVVPGKLVNFVIS